Below is a window of Desulfurellaceae bacterium DNA.
CGGCATCAAGGACATCTACGAGTGCGGACCGACGACCTGCGGCTCGGAGTCGCTGGCCGACTACGTTGCCGACCAGGACTGCACCTCGGTCGCCAAACTCAAACAGGCCGGAGCGATTGTGGTCGGTAAAACCGCGACCTATGAGTTTGCCTACGGCTTTCCCACCACCCAGTCGTATTTCAAGCCGACCCGCAATCCGTGGAGCCTGGCCCACGACGCGGGTGGTTCGAGCAGCGGCACCGCAGCCTCGACTGCGGCCGGCCTGGCCTACGCCGGCATGGGTTCGTGTACCGGCGGCTCAATCCGCTGGCCGGCTCAGGCGTGTGGGATTGTCGGGCTGAAGGCGACCTACGGGCGGGTCAGTCGGGCCGGCGTCTACCCCTTGTCGTGGAGTCTGGACCACACCGGTCCGCTGGCCCGCAGCGTGACCGACGCGGCGCTGATGCTCCAGGGCTGCGCCGGCCACGATCCGCTCGATCCCGCCTCGGCCAAGGTGCCGGTGCCCGATTTCACGGCCAAGCTCGGCCAGGACGTCACAGGCATGCGCATCGGCCTGCTGCGCTCACTGTACGAGGACAACTGCGATCCAAAGCTGCTCGGCCCGTATAACGCGGCGGTCCAGAAGTTTGCCGACCTCGGCGCGCAGATCGTTGACCTGGCGTCGATCAGCCTGACCCAGATGCAGGCCATTGAGTGGCCGGGCCTGTTTGCCGACTGCGCGACGATTCACGTCAACAACGTGCGCCACGCGGGCGATAAGTATAACCCGCACGCCAAGCTGTTCGTGGCCTACGGACTGCTGGTCAGCGGGGCGCAGTATCTGATGGGCGCCCAGGCTCGGGCTCAGGTTCGGGACGATTTGATCGGCGCGCTCGAAACCGAGGTGG
It encodes the following:
- a CDS encoding amidase, with protein sequence MSADHDLAYVSIAELSDRIQNKDISPVEVVQATLERIDRLEPQLNAFNTVFADQALAEARQAETDIGRGTYRGPLHGIPIGIKDIYECGPTTCGSESLADYVADQDCTSVAKLKQAGAIVVGKTATYEFAYGFPTTQSYFKPTRNPWSLAHDAGGSSSGTAASTAAGLAYAGMGSCTGGSIRWPAQACGIVGLKATYGRVSRAGVYPLSWSLDHTGPLARSVTDAALMLQGCAGHDPLDPASAKVPVPDFTAKLGQDVTGMRIGLLRSLYEDNCDPKLLGPYNAAVQKFADLGAQIVDLASISLTQMQAIEWPGLFADCATIHVNNVRHAGDKYNPHAKLFVAYGLLVSGAQYLMGAQARAQVRDDLIGALETEVDVLMLPTSGFQINTIQDRSPGPSIVSKSFSVYTPIFNFTGLPALQVPCG